Proteins from one Faecalibacterium sp. I3-3-33 genomic window:
- a CDS encoding N4-gp56 family major capsid protein — protein MMNFNIQLFADAQTNTTGTMSVEMKTFYEKRLIDQAEPRLVHDQFADYYPVPQNGGKTIEFRKYDSLPKASTPLTEGVTPNGQALNVTSITSDLHQYGGWTPLTDVLQMTAIDNNVVQATRVLASQAGRTMDSITRDVLAGGTNVIYAPKQGADGAETAVTSRKALDKSCTLTPKLFFQAAAQLGAMNADPIGDSYVAIIHPYAAYDLKTCKEFMEVHKYADPDTMFRGEIGKLGNIRFIETSEAKIWKDDTCPTGLAVFGTLVLGAHAYGVTELEGGGLEHIVKQLGYGDDPLNQRASVGWKGMRAAERLVEQYMVRIESVSSYSATAAAN, from the coding sequence ATGATGAATTTCAACATCCAGCTGTTTGCGGACGCGCAGACCAACACCACCGGCACCATGTCGGTGGAGATGAAAACTTTTTACGAGAAGCGCCTGATCGATCAGGCAGAGCCGCGCCTTGTGCACGACCAGTTTGCGGATTACTACCCTGTGCCCCAGAACGGCGGCAAGACCATCGAGTTCCGCAAGTACGACAGCCTGCCCAAGGCCAGCACCCCGCTGACCGAGGGCGTTACCCCCAACGGTCAGGCTCTGAACGTGACCAGCATCACCAGCGACCTGCACCAGTACGGCGGCTGGACTCCGCTGACCGATGTTTTGCAGATGACCGCCATCGACAACAATGTGGTGCAGGCTACCCGCGTGCTGGCAAGTCAGGCCGGCCGCACCATGGACAGTATCACCCGCGATGTGCTGGCGGGCGGTACCAACGTCATCTACGCCCCGAAGCAGGGCGCAGACGGTGCCGAGACCGCCGTTACCAGCCGCAAGGCACTGGACAAGAGCTGCACCCTGACCCCGAAGCTCTTCTTTCAGGCAGCGGCGCAGCTGGGCGCCATGAACGCCGACCCCATCGGTGACAGCTACGTTGCCATCATCCACCCCTATGCGGCCTACGACCTCAAGACCTGCAAGGAGTTCATGGAGGTGCACAAGTACGCCGACCCCGACACCATGTTCCGCGGCGAGATCGGCAAGCTGGGCAACATCCGCTTTATCGAGACCAGCGAGGCCAAGATCTGGAAGGACGATACCTGCCCGACGGGTCTTGCGGTGTTCGGTACGCTGGTGCTGGGCGCCCACGCCTACGGCGTGACCGAGCTGGAGGGCGGCGGCCTTGAGCACATCGTCAAGCAGCTGGGCTACGGCGACGACCCGCTGAACCAGCGCGCCTCTGTGGGCTGGAAGGGGATGCGCGCCGCCGAGCGTCTGGTGGAGCAGTACATGGTGCGCATCGAGAGCGTGTCCAGCTACTCTGCCACCGCCGCTGCCAACTAA